GTCTTAATGTAGATTTGTTAAACATGTTGTAGTCCTCCTTTTGATTATTTGGGATGAAAGGAAACAACCTTCATCTTTCTGGTTTTGCTGATTCAATATTAGTAACTAAGTAGATACTGTATggtttaaatttgtttacttatatttaaagtcctgttttaCAAAATAAAGTCATTAGTTTACTTAAACATAAATTAGTGCCTAGTTGTGCACTTATTATTAAAGCTTAAATGCAACGAAACCTTGCAATTGCTTTTTATCACTGTAATGGTTTAACTTTTCTGATACCAAAACTGTATTTGCGATACATAAATACTGAGGATAGAAAATGGCGTTTAAATGCTCTTCATTACGCAAGTCTAATTCTCTTGGAAAATCCTCCGAACTTGCCCAGTCCAATAGATATTTTTCCAATATCCATTTAGATGCCATATCTCTGTAGTAGTTTTCTCGAAGTATATCaactttttcaagtttttccaaatatttcaaagatttATCATGATATTTTTGAGAGTCTATAGCTCGCATCAATAAAGCAGATGTCAGCAATGTCCACTTACTATCTGGCTCGTATTCTAACAAGCTTTCGCACGACTCTAGTTGCGTTTGTAACTCGTTTAAAACATTTTCCGTAAATGTGAAAGACTGGTTTGGTGGTTTGAAAAAGTATACACTCTGGTTGTATGTCTTTAAAGCAATTTGTTTCACTTTGATGTCAGTAATGTGCAACTCCAAAAGATATTGATCGTTAATATACTCTAGAACTTTTTCACCGTTAAGGGAACAAACCCATGTAGTATCTGATTTAGCACCATTAATAGATTtccaatttgtaatttttttcttaatatttcccATGGAATCAGTTATTACTACATCTTCTTCGGTTAAAATAATTGGATTAGTGAATGATAGGACCGCACGGTTATTATCGCAGCGAAAAGCACATACATCTAATTCTTGGCGAGAGTAACCTAATAACCATCTTTGGTAAAACCATGCACTGCTATCATTTGGATCTGTAAATGCGGCCGTAAGTACCATTTCCAGttcttctttcaatttttcCTCATTCATTGCTCGCTTTGGTTGTGCATCACCTTCATAGGGATACAATTGAGGTAATAATAAGCTGCGATGATGCCAGGATGAATAATTCGAGAAattagcttttattttttctgtgcAGAAATCCAGTTCGTTTTGTTTAGATATGCCTGCCTTTTCAACCACATAGCGGCGATAATCCCAAGTGTGAAAATTTCGTTCatccatttttaaatatttactgcACAGCATGACTTCCCGCTCCCAATTAGCAGTCGGACTGTGTTCTAAAGTCCAGCACCGATGATGCCAGCCATTGTACGATTTAGGATTTACTAATAAGCACTGTTCGCTAAAATTTAATTCGGTATCGTAAATTGCTTGTCTCTGATCCACATCGTCAATATTCAATGATTTTTGTTCAACACATTCCCTTCTAATGTTCCATAATGTTGAAACATCTGGATTTCTAAGTAGTATTTGCGAAGTAAGCACCAGCATTTCGTCATCCAGTTGTTGTAAACGACGTTTCTCCTGTATTTTTGCCATTGCGGCTCTATAAGCTTTCACCTTAAGTGTTTGCTCTTTTTTCTTACGCTCGCGTTCCTCTTCCGTTGTACGAACTTTCAGTCTTCCGTGCATGTTGGAATGGaggttattattttatttattttacgtgAAATAGGAAATTTCAATCAATTCTCTGAGTCACTGATACTGATAAAATGATATCCACTTCTGCCAACAGCAGACAGCTGACAACATCTTTTAATCGCCAAATAATCGAAATACCAATGTTGCCAGATGGTTATTACAAATACGTACGTCTCGTAAGGTCTATCCGTACGTGGTACGGGTATGgtattaaaagcaatttttttattaaaaatagcagAAATATTACCAACATATATTTACCATATGTAGGCATATACTTTTCTCTCTCTATTGTTAACAGTGAACAATTTATAGTTAATAgagtttttgttatattttcagTTAAGGCAGGCATTATTCAGATTAAGAAATTTGGATTTTCTTTTGGTGGAACTAAAAAGGTTATGTATTGGGACTGGGACAAAATATAGATACGTTTCATTTCTTTGTCAAATCATAATATGTCAAAGATAACATTTTAACATAATGTTATTAATTATTCTATATATTTTCCGTTTACGATGGAAAGTGGCGCCAAGGTCTAGAAGAACTTGCTTTGgaagtatttaaaaaagtttgaaattcaaattacgttatacaaatatttgaaataaaactgGCTGCTGTTTAATTTGgcctatattttatatacacaattatatttaaattgatCGAGTAGTTTGTGGCCATAGACCAATTATTAAACTGGCCCAATAGATCATCCTCTCCATTTTTGTATTGTTTCTAGACTTTTTTGAGCATTACCGTTATACTGAAAGTACGTATGTGAATAGTTTTTACGTTTCTCAAATCTAAGTAAGAGTTGAAGAAATCGGTTGTGAGTTAgaacgaaaattattataataataaatggtGTAATGAAGTATAGTCATGCTTCTGGGCTTGCAGTTATAATCGTAGGACTTTACCTACTCTTGCATCCTCGCCGCGCACGCTTCAAATGTGAGCAACCCTGTGACGGTCACGGTTGAAAGAGTAAAAGCTCCAGCGGAGTCACTTCGACATATTCAATATAAGGGTTCGCTTTAGTCTAATTGCAGCGTCTGTTCATCAGAGGTGCGGTTGCAAGCGGGCGTTGGAATGTCTGGATTTTAAATTAGGAAGGTGTTGATGCTCAGCtgattgatgtcctcgtaaaagtaaAGGTTGACATCAGtaccgtccaagaaatgcaatgTAAAGGACAAGGACGGAAAGGAAGGTCCTAGTGGCATTAACTACAGCGGTcttataaaggagcgcaaattcggtgttgAATTCGTCTAGTCACAATCCGCTtcagaacaaaattttttaatataacacTGATTGCGTTTTAAACgccagggtggacaaagaaggcatctttggtagAACAACTGGAAAATTCAGCCTTCATGACGAAACCTCTCCAAATGGgtcgaggctgatcgactttgcAGGTTTTATGGTTGTCTGTAGTACTATATTCCAGTTCGAAATCAgttcgatcatgttgtgatagatggaagacatgTCTCCAAAGTCCATAACGTGCGTACGCTACGAggacctaacatcgactcggatcactatcttgttgtagcGAAAATACGCGCCCGCCTCGGTGCAGCAAAGCACGCCCATGAAAAAACACAGGGACGGTACGACATCGAGAAGCTACTTTCATAACGAAACGGTTTTTTACTCAACTTGCCCTACTGCTATCTGAGAGCACTCATGCACTCATCaccaactcggtataagggaactgttaGACGGTATTTCAAGCTTTTTAAGCACAGCTTCaagcgaaaccattggttttcgtaaaaggcaaaagaactatcgtgtcgcagtggagagaaagcagacaGTCTTGCAATGTTGCTATCAATCACAACACGTGTGAaatgagatagataccgagagttaaagAGGAAATCGAGACGACAACGAGACAAataaagagagaggccgaagtgcgtgagtatgaagagcatGAGAAGCTGGCCGATAGGGGTCCTGCTCCAAAATTCTACGAAAGGATGCGGCGACTAaaggaaggtttcaagaccgaagcatactcttgtagggtCCAAAAAGTTGATCTAGTGAGTATACTGAAGTTATGAAGGAAACACTTCTGCAGCCAAGCGAAAAATTTGGAGATGTCgaacccaattccccaatcgatgacgatggaatagatgttccattgtccgactatgatgaggttcgaataacaattacccgCTTAAAGAACTACAAAGCGGCGAAGATATGGttgctttgcccaatccacaaaaatggGGACTCGACAATTTGCTCCAATTACCGGGGGATGAGCttccttaatatcgcatataaagtcTCATCGAGCGTCgcgtgtgaaagactgaagcccaccgtcaacaaactgattggaccttatcggattggctttagacctggaaaatctattATCCACCAGATTTTCACTATGCGCCAAACCTTGAAAAAGAGCCGTGAGAGGAATATggacacacaccacttcttcgtaGATTTTAAAGACGGCTTCTGCTCTACGCCGTTATGTCTGGACTTGGTATTCCTGTAAAGTAAATATAGCTGCGTTAGCTGAAGACGACTTgttcgctgttgttaactcggcgaTAACCGCGTAAGTCAGTAAACAAGAAGAATAAATGTTAAAGGATTCATATaaagtga
The sequence above is drawn from the Bactrocera tryoni isolate S06 chromosome 1, CSIRO_BtryS06_freeze2, whole genome shotgun sequence genome and encodes:
- the LOC120782395 gene encoding geranylgeranyl transferase type-2 subunit alpha, with translation MHGRLKVRTTEEERERKKKEQTLKVKAYRAAMAKIQEKRRLQQLDDEMLVLTSQILLRNPDVSTLWNIRRECVEQKSLNIDDVDQRQAIYDTELNFSEQCLLVNPKSYNGWHHRCWTLEHSPTANWEREVMLCSKYLKMDERNFHTWDYRRYVVEKAGISKQNELDFCTEKIKANFSNYSSWHHRSLLLPQLYPYEGDAQPKRAMNEEKLKEELEMVLTAAFTDPNDSSAWFYQRWLLGYSRQELDVCAFRCDNNRAVLSFTNPIILTEEDVVITDSMGNIKKKITNWKSINGAKSDTTWVCSLNGEKVLEYINDQYLLELHITDIKVKQIALKTYNQSVYFFKPPNQSFTFTENVLNELQTQLESCESLLEYEPDSKWTLLTSALLMRAIDSQKYHDKSLKYLEKLEKVDILRENYYRDMASKWILEKYLLDWASSEDFPRELDLRNEEHLNAIFYPQYLCIANTVLVSEKLNHYSDKKQLQGFVAFKL